The genomic DNA CTGCTACTTAATATGTTCCCAAAATTAGATCTCTGTTCATGTTAACTTCCGCGAAATTAAAGCCAAACTCATGAGATTGATGCATCAGTGAGCATTAAGAAGGAGGGGAAAAGCAATTTCATATTGCATAAGAAAATTCCCAAAtccgaaccctaaccctaagattGAGGAGCACTCACCGGACGCCATGAGCAACGCCATGTGCAGCACCCTAGTGGAGCCCCCGATGGAATCGCGCGCGACTTGATcgcacgcggcgccggcgggagggcCCACAGAGGCGCATAAGCGGCAGCTGGCGTTCGAGGCGTGCGCGGCACGCGCAGATCCGGCGGATGAGTAGCGCGAGGCGCACGCACGCTccaaggcggcggccggcgctcgCGGCCGGGGTGGGCGCGCTGCCGGCCCGCGCATCAGGCGGCTGCGGCCCCAGGCTCCCGCGCGTGTGCGCCTGCAGCGGCCTGCAGGGCCCgcgaggcggccggccggccggcccgagcCGCAGAGCGGCAGGCGCAGCCCCTGCTGGAGCGGCGGCCAGCATCGCCCGCGCATGAGCCGCGCGCTGGTGGCCCACGCGGCACGGCGCATGAGGGCCGAGGGCCTGCGCGCGCAAGGCAACGGCCGGGCCAGAGCGGCCATCCGGCTCGCTGCatgaagggcggcggcgctggacctTGAGGCCatgaggcggccggcggctgctGTCGCAtgaagcaaggaagggagagtGAGGGGATCTTGGGCACCCTTCGACAGCCGACTCCTTTATATATGATGCTAGATCAGTTATCAGCCATCCGATCGAAACGAACGATCCAGATTGCTCCGCATTAGGGTTTCGCGGGATGGGCTGGACTGGGCCGAGCAACAGCTTAATGGGCCACACGTAGAGGGGATGTTTTGGGCCGTTTACGTGGTTTAGCCCAGTTTTGATGTTAAAGCATTTTCCTTTACTGATTTGATGATTTAAGCTTTATTTTGCTTATTGTTTATGTTAAAGGCTTTATTTAATTCCTCTTGCACTTATATTACCAGCAttatgtttatttaattttccatgagttatgtaaatgattttaattatgttttaattgcatttattcACTGAAAATTATGCTCATCCACCATAAGTAATTAAGATGCACTCTATTTAAATGGAACCATCGGGAgcacttgtaattaattctgatcaTCGTTGTTTTAATTACGAGTTTTAGTGATAaatttcgtttgttttccccatcggtgatgtaaattgaaatttatgtatgaTTTTAATCATACCATCGTAGGGTTAAATTCATATTTCTTATGTGCATCTTAATTGTGAGTTTAATGAAGTTATTGTTCTCATGATTTTCAATGAACACTGTGACGGGCTACCTGAAGTCCATTGAGCCCCTAAATGTCACCAACTACCCCCAGCTAGTATAAAGATGTTAATGTCGCCGTCAGGCCACATCCGTGCTCATCAGGCCAGTGCCCAGTCGGACCTTCGCCGAAACACCGTGGCCGAGCCTGCACACCACTGGTCGTGCCTTGGTGGCTGCGCTCCGGTCTCACCTCCGCCGACCGCCTGTGCAGTGCCACCGGAGCGGTGTGCCCTcctgcccgcgccggccgcacATGCCTCCACCCGCCCGGTCGCCGGGATGGCCTcggctgcctcgccgcgccggagccgccgtcgccctgcgGGCAGCTGGATTCAGCTCGCGCGAGGTCCAACCCCTGCCACCGCCGGAGGCCGCCTCGCGCGGAGCTTGGTGCCGCCGCCAGCAGCTCCGCCGGGCTGAAGGCTACTCACTGCCCGTGAGGAAAAGACGGCCGATGCTGAGCTCCTTGGTCGAGGAGATAAGGCCGGTGTGATTGCGAAGCTTCGCGAAAGGTGCTTGCCTGCCGTGCCCTGCTCGACTGACCCACCTGCACGGCCCATTATGAGATAAGATAAATTTGCCACCATGGGACCCATGTGACTCAAATCCCAGCAGCCCGGCCTCTACTCTCCTTCTGATATTATATATATTGCTACATTCCTTTATAATCTTGAAGtataactaattatatataaTTAGTGAAATAAAGATCTGCCATAGATTTCTTTTTCCATAATAAATTTAGGTAAAAATACCATAGCTACATTTTTATTCTAAAAAATTTACTTAAATAATGGCTTCATGATAATAGAGCTGCCCAAAATATATAACAATCTCAACAATAGGAACGATATATGACAACTGCACGCAGTAAAAAACATGTGCATTCGCTGAAGGACAAATAGTAATCCACGCAAGAAATAAATATCCATTGACTGAAATAACATGACAACACACAAGCCCTGTCATGGTGACCCTGATCGGCCGAAAGTGCGACTGCCCTGTGACACACCTTTAAACGACCCATGCATGGGAATACGTAGATGCCTAAAAAAACAAATGCAATGAAACATAACACATCTACAACTCAAATGGCCAGTCCACTGGCTGCATGCCGTATCacccttttaaaaaaaaatatttatctttACACAAGACCTAAATGGGGGGAAATTTTTGCTCCCCCATTGAGCCACATCAGTAGCAAATCATGGGCTGTCCGATCGGCCTGATGTAAGATCTGGCTCGTCGGATTTAATGtagattttatataaaaaaaagccCTTGAGCTTTATAGAAATTAACCCACAGTCTATAAAAATTTACAAGACAGACtctaatttttttgtaaatcTACCGACAATCCAAAATTTTACAGAAAGTCCCCAACATTGTGATAATAAACCCACGGTCCCTGCATTTTTACTTAAAAGACCCTAAAGTTTTTAGTATTTAACCCATAGTCCAAAATTTCATACAAATATCTTCGGTCTTTGTAACAATCACTAGTCTACAAGTCAtagcgcggcaacgccgcgtcAGCCTTTCTACTCATGACTCTGTTGCACGCCAACGGGGAGGAGAAGGAACACGATCTGGAAGTGCCAACCAAAACTACTCGTTGAGCTCATCAGAAAAAGTGAAAGACCAGTCGTTCTTTCGTGTAGCAGAGCCGAACTGAGCAAGTCCATCCTGGACGAAGACAATGCTGATTACCAAGGCACAAAGAGGACGCCCTGGACTAAGCATCGGATCACAGTTTTTAAAAAAGAAGTCAAGATCGCGGCTGAAACGCCCTTCCCCAGCTCCAACTTTGCTGAAGCTAGTTCAACCCGTACTTATTTTCAGCTATTTTGGTTCATAGATTtcaccggcctcctcctcaAACAACACAGGCAATTCAGACATTCAGTCCAGAACACTTTGCcgacacacacaccacttggacaAAAGGTGCGTGAGCAGTTGTtactgtgacggaaccgccaaattaaaactctaattaagcgtaatggccgtcatttgaacacatcgggctcattagcttaacagcttaatttggcgatcctttctcaacccacggcccgatcgaaacaacaccagtagtcccacgcgaaggtgggcgcagatggtacaagcacaacatAATACTTGAAAATAAAAACACTATAGGGGGACGAAACGTTAGGTTTTACAACCCGAGTTCAAATATACACATAATTTAcaaaagttgcataatttacaaactttacatCCGAGGTACTGAAATTCAAATAGACTAGATCTTACAACTACTCTAGCCTTCAAAAGCCCTGACTaaccatgaccggtcagaccggcccgcGCAACAACAGAAAGGCTGAACACTCTGCCCACGAGTGTACATCCCGACAAAGCCCTAGtctaagggtctcgctcctcgacctgccacccctctgcatcccggcggatgaacttgacacaacagaggcagaagtcgacgtccagGTGTCCTATAATAATAAatgtgacaacaaaccctgagtattctaatactcagcaacgcttacccgaccagtgggtataacttagcccacatatctagacatgcaaggctctcTGGCTGGTGgatgttttgcagaaaagcatctaagGTTGAAttcttactttcaatgttttagccacAAGTTCTATATAGAAAGACTCTCATCTAATGTTGGCATATCTACACAATCATGTTGGAGCATTATAATAATGATTCAAAATAATTTCATCATTTATCACTAACATCTCTAGTTCATTTCTAcgaggtgacaaagagatcaaggccctcataaccgcgagacacggcgaatcgatccgatttaaccttgcaaggtggacctaaccaacacggcaaatataagccccgtcggaccacacgcaccaaccattcccctcctcgcctcgaactacaggaccgtcccaccatcatatggccagccgagctcaacatgagaccgccaaaagtaatacatgcatccccgattctctgcgactactcgactaccccaggaggtgagatggagtactgtactttcgaaacaagatagtactaggcttaccggtttcgactacctcctactcccggcatgcggttagtacaattcaatccccgatcagcactaccacaacgaccggtccttaaccgacacagacgggactaagacacccaggaaccctgtcctgctgccatacctatgtCTCCTCATCATTTCTCGTCCGGTCTAAATTCTCCATTTATTCAATATCAAACTCACAACTCAAGTACTGGAATATGAATAcatcttatatctcgcgagtaaccggaaattactcgacttctaaacattctatatctcgcgagcgcaggagaccactcgtcttctaccggaaacattaagcatagcactactatcgtcctatacatactagtatatcTCAGGAAATcctaaggatcatgcaactagggtttcaaacaattcctgaacttaatgcacaagtattaaagacatatataggtgtcataacttaaaataataggatgtgcaccggggcttgccttgcgtctgctgctcaacactggggtgagttgggccttgggccgactccccgcgaacctcctcctgtggggcttgcccctgcggctcctgtggctccgcaaccacctcgtacacggctccctcggcggcagcggctacacgtatgcaatgatatgagaatgtatgcaaaataatttgaaactttgaaatTAACCCCAACCTATCATAATTACTATTAACCGAATAACCCAACGCCCATAACTCTGCataacccggaatatccggactaATATCCGGAGCATCCGGAttcccaaacccggagtatccgggtctaaacccggagtttccgggacgACATTTCCGGAGAATCCGGGataatacccggagtatccggatttgGCACAACTTTCGCCCCCAAAACTGAAACTCTGGTTTCTAGCGAAACCAACCTTCAAAAATCGAATCCCACCTAGAACCTAGTAGATTGATTCATAAGAAGATGATTGACCGGAGGAAATCGATTCAAACCCCCTAGAACACGGGACTTGCCTAACCCTAGTTTATTTATCTTGGGGGAAAACTCTTCCTTGCACCAAGGGCTTGAACCCAAGCCGTCCAGGGATGGAGCACGCGGGATAGATTATCCACCACCCAAGTGAAGCTCCCGTGGGCCTTGGATCAAGGGTAGAGGGAGGGTTTTGGgtctctagggtttggggtgagagagagcacgagagagagtgagagagagcacgggagagagtgagagagagtttATAACGTTTGGAAACAGTAAAAGGACCAAAACAAGAGATATAAAGTTCCaggcccggagtatccggaagaATATCCGTAGTATCCGGGTaaatccggaatttccggattcatacccggagtatccgggttccaCTGGCTCCAGGATTTGAAATCGAGTTTTTAGTCGATTTACGACTCGACTTGTAACCGAGAGAATTTGGTCACTAGTTAGCTAGTTAAACCCAAGTTTAACACTTGGGTGTTACAGTTACGAATCGTTTCCATTGCAGTGGACGTGTTCCGGGGAATTTTCGGCAAATGAACGTTGACTGCCAGCACAAGAGACGTCTAGTGTGTGTGGACTTCTCCTCAGTTTTTGCCATCGTGAACAGTTGCAAATTGTCGTCTTGCGTCGCAGGAGGGCTGAGCTGTCGCATGACGCATGGACTTGCATCGGCTGGAGTCGCGCCATGTCATCAGTGACGCTAAAATGGTTTACGCGATACGTTAATGTGGGGCCCATCAGTGACGCTCTTGGCTTGGGCTCAGCTCTGAAAATATTTCGGCCTTGGGCTTCATAGGTCGTCCGTCAAGGCATCGGAGGCCCATTAACCAAATCATAACGCACGCCAATAATCGGTGCGTGACACGCGTGCCGGCCCGGGAACGGCCCGTTAAGGGCCCGCACTCCTCCCATCCCCCATCCGGCCATCCCTGTATAAAAGgttgctccaccgccgccgcgcgctgctaCCTCCAGCCCTCCcacctccattgccgccgccgctcctctcgGCCGAGCTCGACGGCGGTCGGCGGTACTCCTCTCCCATCCCGCCCCCAGCCTCCCTTTCTCCGCAGGGCGCCAGCATCACCTCCGCGACCACCCGAACAGCGCAGCGCGTGCCTGCTGGGCGTTCGTggttcacccctcctcctcgtATCTGTTTCTCTCCCCCGTTCCCTTCTCTCTCAGTCTGCCTCCTGTCTTGGTCTTCCTTTCCTGGCGGCGACGACTAGGCGAGCAGCGGCGCCATTTGGTCTTCGCAGGGCCTTTTGTGTTCCGTCCAACTGAGCGGTCATGCGCCAACCAAGGTCCGGGCCGGGGAAGAGGCGGGGCCGCGGTCCGCGGATACCCGCGACGACGCTTCGGAAGCAGCAGGCCGCGTTGGCGAACGTCGACCAGATCACGGGCGCCAAGATTCCCAAGAGCTTCGTTTTCTCCCGCGGCAAGCTCCCCTCCACGCTCCGCCACCTCCAGCAGGACCTCCGCAAGGTCATGCTCCCCTACACTGCTCTCAATCTCAAGGTCCATCCCTATCCCTATGCCCTACTAGCTTACATTAGCAATCAACGAGTGACTGAGCTTGTTCGGGTGCTCACAAGCCGGAATTTTGGCTTCAAACAATTGGCAGGAGAAAAAGAGGAATAACCTCAAGGACTTCGTCAATGTTGCCGGTCCTTTGGGAGTGACACATTTCTTGATCCTCTCGAACCCGAAGAGCCTTCCACACTTGCGCTTTTCCAAATCGCCACAGGGCCCAACCTTCACTTTCCAGATAGAGGAGTACGCACTCGCGGCAGACATTGCAAACTCCCAGAAGCGGCCAAGGTGCCCACCAGGGATATTCCAGAACTCACCACTGGTATGTGACAGACAGTGTGACACTAATGTGGAGAATTGTATTAGGACAGTTTTGATGAAAATATTGTTTGCTGATACCTTGTTTTTTCTATGTTAAATTCATGGATTGGGCAGGTCGTACTGAGTGGGTTTTCAGGTCTTGGCAACCCTTTTGAGAGTTTGGTTGAATACTTCCAGCACATGGTCCCCGCTGTTGACCCGAGCACTGTAAGTATCGGGTGATAACGTCATGATGGAACTCAATGTCTTGTTACCAGCATATTCTGATAATAATACTGTCCTGTGCAGGTCAAACTGGCAGCATGTCAAAGGATTCTGTTGTTAAAATATGATAAAGAGAAGGAGGTTATTGATTTCCGGCATTACTCCATCAAGCTCCAGCCTGTTGGGGTCAGTCGCAGGATTAGAAAGCTCATGCAGAACAATCAAGTACCTGATCTAAGAGACCTTAAAGATGTTAGTGATTATGTGACAAAGTAAGTGACGCCTTGCCATTATATTGCAATGAGATGTTCTCAATTTTCCAGGAATGATAAATTGCACAGAAAATCATGAAAGTGAACAACACACATTTAAAATTGTATATATGAGCACTAAACTATTGTCATAAATTTATGTACTTTTTATAACCACCATAGAAGGGTGCACATAACAGCTGCCAGATCTACAAATGATTTAGTGAAATAACATGATACGAACCTTTTTATGTCAAAATAATTCTTCATAGAATcttttttcaaagttcatgtTTGCCATCTCTGAATTCGTAGTATTGCCTGTAAAGATTTGGGAGACAAGCTTGTAATATTGTATTGTATATGCCTCTATCAAAGTACAACATGAGTGCTAAAGTTGGGGCTAATCCAAACAATGTTGATGATTTTCGTATTATACATGAGCTACTAATGTTCATGAGGTCTAAAGTAGTTAAGTCAATTAAGTGCAAAAATAAGGTTATTGAAAGGAAGTGTTTGTGGAGGGGAAGTGTAGTGAACTGATAGATTTAGCGTCATAACTGACTATAAGAAAACTGATGGCATTGCAACCAGCAACTACAGGCAAGTGTTGGCATTTAGGTTACAAGTTATAACAGGACAAGAAGGATTGGATGGTAGTGTGGAACTATTGGACAAACAGATATTGATCATGTCATGTGCTTCCGCTATATCCAACATTTCAATGTTTTACTAGCATACACTAAGCTCTTCATTTAAGAAGAGGCTCCTCGTCAGTAATCCCAAATCACTATAGGCCGAGCgggccatccatccatccagtaACAATAGTAATGGCAGGTTAAGCTGAACATGTAAAGCTATAGCCTAGAGATGATCTCGGTAGTGCCATCAGATAAGCACCCAGGAACCAGATAATGGAACTCAACACTTAGCTGGCACTGAACTTCAGATAATGAATTTAGTGTGGCAGAGATATGGGTAATAAGTAAACTGAAAAGGACCTTAATTTACCTCCTTGAAAGATTGGTTAGTGCAAGAAAGGCCCAAAAACCTGAGCCCTGCAACGTTTATAATGCATTGTCAGAGGCATCAGAATTTGCAGCTCATGGCCAATTTTTTTGCCTGGAATGCTCTCAGATTGTTTGCTTCCGTGGAATGTCTTATTTTTCTACCTGAAATGATCCCTCCCTCTCACCTTGTCATTTGTTAGTTTGCTGCGGCCAGATTATTTTACTGAAGACTGTTTGCTTTCAGCACTAACTGTGCTCCTGCtattttgtttttataattaataCACCAATTTGTTGCTTGGATTTAATATTTATATAATAAGTCCCTGTGTTCGCGTTCGCCAGAGCTGGATATGGATCAGAAAGTGAAGCAGATGATGAAACAGCAACGGTAAGCTTACCGAATGACATTGACAAATTAAACCAGGCATCAAGGAAAAGCACTGTCAGACTCCAGGAGATCGGACCACGGATGACTATGCGCCTAGTTAAAGTTGAGGCTGGGCTATGTTCAGGAGATGTCTTATACCCTTGGCCTGGTGAGTTCCTTCAGATGCTGTCATCTCCATCTTAAGTTATTTTTAAATTTCGTTTGCATTTTTTGctgattttcttttatgttACAGTGGCAAAGGGATCTGTgggaaagaaagggaaagaaaCTGAGGAAGAGATAGAAGGACAAGAAGAAACTGAGGATGAGCTGGAGGATGGGTCAGAGGACGAGATGGAGGAATAGCACTTTAGATGACCTAATCGAAGCACTGCTCAATTCAGGCATCTGCCTACAAGGATAGTCAACAGTGTGAAGTCACCGCTCTATTTTAACAACACTAAGGAGAGCACCCCAGATGAAAACGAATGTGGTGAATGCAGAAGCAGGTGTGGTGACAGTCCTGGATGTTCCATGCTGTCAAACGGGCTCTGTGTGTTGTAGCATGATTCATTCATACCAGTTTTGTGACTCGGTGCAGGCACTATCTGCAGGCTTGCAACAAAGTTGAACATTATCCTGCGGATAGTTGCAGTTTATAGAGATTTTTGAGTTTTGTTGGGAATTCCAAATTTCCAGTTGTATCGGTATGTTCTCCCACAAGGCCTGGGCACGCTGGTAGTCGGATTGACGTGATGGGAAGCAATGTTCTTTCTTACCTCCTGTTTTATTCGTAAAGTGTATGTATATCCTTCCCTGCTAAGAAACAGATTTATCTGCCCGACATGGTCGCAACACGCAGGACGGCACGAGCAAGTCCAAATTGCTGCTCGAAGCACAAacataagtttttttttggggggggggggcctggAAGCACAAACATAAGTTGTTCGCGGCGCTTGACCCAAAAGCAATGGGCCAAAGTACTCGGTAGACAGTCCGAGCAGCTAGTAGGCCCCCAATTTGGGTCAGCAGGTACGGCAAGGGCCCATGATGGTCCCAATCACGAAGCGGACGTGTTTGGGCCGCGTAAGCCTTATCAACGCAGCAGCAGCATGGCCGCAAACGCcggtaattttttttgaaacaaatatAGGCTCGCGAGCTCTCCCGCACAGTTAGCGGTTGGAATATCTAAAAAAAAGAGTTAGCGGTTGGAAATCAAACTGTATCAACACCCATCCATttttataaaagaaattaaTATTGTCCACTCCACTTCAAACCTTCACCATTACACACCAACTCAGCTCAAATTTCCAGCTATAATGTAATAAACTATTAACCAAACTATGGTTACAATCCGATAAGAAtctgtttctcaaaaaaaaattatagctaGGTCTTGCAACATTATTTTGTGTAGAGTAGCTcctatactgagtcatctccaaaacGTTTCAaccaattttgataaaatattATAGTGTGAATGTAAGGTTTTATTTTCAggatccggctcttgatgtggagtcCACTTGTATTTCTAACCatactgttttgcacagagtagctgctagtcatgctgagtcatctccaataaatttcagtcaatttcgataaaaaatTATAGTGTAAACGTGAGGTTTATTTCTAGAGTCCCGATCTTGACATGGGACCTACATGTAATTCTAGCCATACTATTTTATACAGAGTAGCTGCTAATCATATTGACACATCTTTAATAAATTTCAGttcattttgataaaattttacaaTGTGAACgcgttattttatttttcagagTCTGACTCTTAATACAGAACCGATATTCATGTGTATTTAtactattttgcacaaattatCCATTTCAACC from Panicum virgatum strain AP13 chromosome 7N, P.virgatum_v5, whole genome shotgun sequence includes the following:
- the LOC120682717 gene encoding peter Pan-like protein, giving the protein MRQPRSGPGKRRGRGPRIPATTLRKQQAALANVDQITGAKIPKSFVFSRGKLPSTLRHLQQDLRKVMLPYTALNLKEKKRNNLKDFVNVAGPLGVTHFLILSNPKSLPHLRFSKSPQGPTFTFQIEEYALAADIANSQKRPRCPPGIFQNSPLVVLSGFSGLGNPFESLVEYFQHMVPAVDPSTVKLAACQRILLLKYDKEKEVIDFRHYSIKLQPVGVSRRIRKLMQNNQVPDLRDLKDVSDYVTKAGYGSESEADDETATVSLPNDIDKLNQASRKSTVRLQEIGPRMTMRLVKVEAGLCSGDVLYPWPVAKGSVGKKGKETEEEIEGQEETEDELEDGSEDEMEE